GGCAGGCCGCGGCGCAGCAGGGCAGTGCCCTTGCCGATGCGGGCGAGGCGGGCGAAGCGCTGCGTCACGCCGGGCAATCGCTGGCGCAGACCCGCGCTCGCGCTGAAAAGCTGGAACGCTCCGCCCGCAGCGCCACCGCCGAAGCCGATCGCACCGCGCGCGAGGCCGCAGCCGTGGCAGCGCGCATCCAGCAGTCCGAGGCCGAGATCGAACTGGCGCAAGCGCGCATCGCAATGATTGACCGCCAGCGTGAGGCCTTGCGCGGACGCATGGCAGAGCGACAGGAGCCGGTCGTGCGCCTCACCGCCGCGTTGCAGATGATGGCGCGCCGACCGCTGGCCTTCAGCCTCGTCCGGGCCGATAGCTTGCGCGATACGGTCTATCTGCGCGCGGTGATGGAAACGATGCTGCCCGAAGTGCAGCGTCGCACGGCTGGCCTTCGTGCCGAGATTCAGCGTGGCCGCAAGTTGCAGGAGGATGCGCGCCTTGCCGCCACACAGCGTCGCGCCAGCGAACAGGCGCTTATCCAGCGCAAGACCGAACTGGCAGCGCTGGAAAGCCGCCAGCGCCTTGCCAGTCGGGTCGCCCAAGGGGTCGCCAGCCGCGAGGCGGACCGGGCGATGGCGCTGGCCGAACAGACGCGTGACCTTTCGGCACTGATGGGTCAGCTGGAAAGCGATGGCGCGGTGCGGGCGCGGCTTGCGGCATTGCCCGGCCCGATCCTGCCGCCGAACCGTCCGGGCGATGTGCTGGTAGTTTCCGATGCGCCCGCCGCTGCCGGTTCGGCTGCCCCTTCCGGGATTGCGTGGATCATGCCGGTGGCGGGGCGACTCGTTTCGGGCTTTGGCGAACGCGGCGATGTCGGCCTGACTACCGGAATCGCGCTTGCCACCAACGGCGGCGCGCAGGTCGTTTCGCCTGCCGATGGACGCATCGCTTTTGCCGGGGCCTATCGCGGTTATGGCCGGATCGTCATCGTCGAACATGACGGCGGCTGGACCACGCTGGTCACCAATCTTGGCCGGATCGGCGCAATCGTGGGTGAAAAGGTGGTGCAGGGATCGCCGCTGGGCAGCGCCGGACCGGGGCGTCCGGTGCTGACGGTCGAACTGCGGCGTGATGGCGCGCCGGTCAATCCGCTGGAGCAAGTGCGCGGCTGACCTTGATAGTCCTGCCCCAAAACCTCATCTGGCGTTAATTCACCGCCGGTTATACAATCGTCACATGCATGTCTCTTCGCGAAAGGCCCCAAGGGCAATGAGCTTCGCTCCTCTTATGCGAGCAACTGCGCTCGTCACCGCTGTTGCGCTGATCCCGGTTGCCACGGCAGGCCTTGCCGCGGTCGATGCCCGCTCCGGCCCTGAATTCGGCAAGCTCATCGCGGTCTACGAACGGGTGAAGGCGAATTACGTCGAAACGGTGGACGACGACAAGCTGCTCAAGGGCGCGATCGACGGCATGCTCGCCACGCTCGATCCGCACAGTTCCTACCTCGATGCCCGTGATTTCGAGAACCTGCGCACCCAGACTGAAGGGTCATATGGCGGCCTTGGCCTGTCGGTCACGCTCGATGATGGCGCGGTCAAGGTCATCGCGCCGACCAAGGGCAGCCCGGCCGATCAGGCCGGGGTCAAGGCGGGCGATTTCATCACGCATCTTGATGGCAAGCTGATTTACGGTGGCTCGCTTGATGAAGCGGTTGACCAGATGCGCGGTGTGCCCGGCTCGCAGATCCGCCTCAGCGTGTTCCGTCCGGGCCGGGACGAACCGTTCGACGTGACGATCACGCGCCAGATCATCGAATTGAAGCCGGTGGAATGGGAACTCCAGGGCAATGTCGGCGTGATTTCGGTCTCCAGCTTCAGCGCCGATGTTGGTGCATCGGTGCAGAAGGCATGGAGCGATATCAGGGCAAAGACCGGCGGCAGGGTCACCGGCCTCGTGCTCGACTTGCGCAGCAATCCGGGCGGCTTGCTCGATGAAGCCGTGGCACTGTCGGACCTGTTCCTCGACAAGGGCACGATCGTTTCGCAGCGCGGCCGCTATGCCCGCGACAACGAGGTCTATCCTGCCGAAATCGTGACGCGCGGGGATATCGCCAAGGGTGTGCCGATGATCGTGCTGATCGATGAAGGCTCGGCCTCTGCTTCGGAAATCGTGGCGGGCGCGTTGCAGGATCAGCATCGCGCCGTGGTGATGGGCCAGCGCAGTTTCGGCAAGGGCAGCGTCCAGACGCTGATCCCGCTGACGCGCGATACCGCGATCAAGCTGACCACCGCGCGCTATTACACGCCTTCGGGCAAGTCCGTGCAGGAAGGCGGCATCGATCCCGATATCGTCGTACCGCAGATTTCCGATCCCGACCTGCGCAAGCGTCAAGCGCGGTCCTATCGCGAGAGCGACTTGCGCGGCCATCTGATCAACGAGATCAAGCTGGATGACAAGGATCTCGAAAAGGACAAGATCGACGATCCGCGCTTCAAGATGACGCCTGAGGAACTGAAGGCGAAAAACATCAAGGACTTTCAGCTTTATTACGCCATCCAGACGCTTGGCCGCACCGCGCCCCGCAGTGCACTTGTGGCCAAGCTGAAGCGGTAATAGGGCAGGGGGCATGACACCGCTCCAGTCCAGAAACGCTGCCTATGCACTTGCGCTGATCGTGCCTGCCGCACTGATGGGCGGGGCACTGATTTCGCAATACGGCTTCGGGCTGTTTCCGTGCCAGATGTGCTGGTGGCAGCGCTATCCGCACATCGCCGCCATCGTCTTCGCGTTGCTCGCCTTCACGATGAAGGGCAGAGGCGCAAGCGATATGGCGGTGATTCTCGCGGCGATCTGCGTCGGTGCGTCAGGCCTGATCGGCGGCTTTCATGCGGGCGTCGAATATGGCTGGTGGGAAGGCGTCACGTCCTGCGCCACGGTGGCGGGCGGCGGCAATCCGCTCGATGCCATCATGAATGCGCCGGTCATCCGCTGTGATGTTGCGCCCTGGACTTTGTTTGGTATCAGCCTTGCCGGTTTCAATTTCCTCATCTCGCTTGGCGGCGCGGTGCTGATTTTCGCATTGCTCGGCAAGGGCCGAAAGGGAGCCTGACCATGGTGAAGAACGCCTCGATGCTGCGCGTGGACCAAGCCGGGGAATTTGGCGCGACCCGCATTTACGCAGGCCAGCTGGCTGTCATGGGGGACCGCGCGCCGCATTCGGCGGAAATCGCCGCGATGGCCGCACAGGAAGCCGATCACCGCAAGCGCTTCGATGATCTGATCGCCCGGCGCGGCGTACGGCCCACCGCGTTGCAGCCGGTATGGTCCGCCGCAGGCTTCGCACTGGGTGCCGCCACCGCGCTGATCGGCCCGGAAGCCGCAATGGCCTGCACCGCCGCGATCGAGACCGAAATCGACAAGCACTATACCGAACAGCTTGAGGAACTGGGCGAGGACGACCCGGAACTTTCTGCCATGATCCGCGAATTTCGCGATGATGAACGCGATCATCGCGATGCCGCGCTGGCGGCGGGGGCGGAAAAGGCGCCGGCCTATCCCGTGCTGTTCCACGCCATCCGCCTTGGCTGCCGCGCCGCGATTGCGATCAGCAAGCGGATTTGATTCCCCGCAAGGACCTGCCTTCATCTACCATTCACAGCCGGGACGCCCTATATCGGGGCAAGGTTACCGGAGACCATAGATGAAGCGCCTGATCCCTGCCGTCCTTCTCGCTGCCAGCGCCCTTGCAGCCGGTGCCATGGCGGCCCCGGCTCACGCGCAGGACGCAGGGCTGGTCGATCCGGCGGGGGAGCGCGTCAACCAGATCATCGTCTATGGCGATGATCCCTGCCCCGCTTCCAGCGATGGCACGATCACGGTCTGCGCGCGCAAGGAAGAGGAAGAGCGCTTCCGCATTCCCAAGCCGCTGCGCGACAATCCCAACGCCGCAGTCAATCAGGCATGGAGCCAGCGGGTGCGCGCTTATGAAACCGTGGGCGCATCGGGGGTAAATTCGTGCTCGGCGGTCGGCTCTGGCGGGGCATCGGGCTGTCTCACCCGCCTGATCGACCGTGCCTATGCCGAAAAGAAGCAATCGTCCGACGTTCAGTTCGGCAAGCTGATCGAAGAAGAGCGCGCCCGCCGCCTTCAGACCATCGATGCTGATGCCGCCGCCGAACAGGGCCGCGTCGAACAGATCGAAAAGGAATACGAAGCGCGGTTGAAGCGCGAGCGCGATGGCATCGCAGCGCCGGTCGTTGCGCCTGCCGAGCCTCCCGCCCAACCCTGATCGCGCGAAGCGCTTGAAAGTTTCTCGCGCAGAGGCCGCAAAGGACGCGGAGAGATTAAACTAAAATCTCTGCGTCCTTTGCGGTCTCTGCGCGAACAATCCCTTCTTCCCTTACGGGTACGGGCTGAACCTCGCAGCCCGACGTCACCCCAGCGCGATGTCGGGGGCGTCTTCCTGCTTCATGCCGATGGTGTGATAGCCCGCATCCACATGATGCGTTTCGCCGGTCACGCCAGAGGCGAGGTCTGACAGCAGGTAAAGCCCCGCGCCGCCGACATCCTCGATCGTCACGTTGCGGCGCAGCGGGCTGTTGAGTTCGTTCCACTTCAGGATGTAGCGGAAATCGCCGATCCCGCTGGCGGCCAGTGTCTTGATCGGCCCGGCCGAAATCGCGTTGACGCGGATGCCCATCGGGCCGCAGTCGTTGGCGAGATACTTCACGCTGGCTTCCAGCGCGGCCTTGGCAACGCCCATCACGTTGTAATGCGGCACGACCTTTTCCGCGCCGTAATAAGTCAGCGTCACGATGGAGCCGCCGTTGGGCATCATTTCGGCGGCGCGCTTGGTCACGGCAACCAGGCTGTAGGCCGAAATGTTCATCGTCATCAGGAAGTTATCGAGCGTGGTATCGTAGAACTTTCCGCGCAGCTGGGACTTGTCGGAATAACCGATGGCGTGGACGATGAAATCGATCGTCGGCCAGCGGGTCTTCAGCGTTTCGAACGTGGCATCGAGCGCGTCCATGTCGGACACGTCGCATTCGATCAGGAAATCGCTGCCAAGGCTTTCGGCCAGCGGGCGCACACGCTTTGCCAGCGCCTCACCCTGATAGGAAAACGCCAGTTCAGCGCCCTGTTCGTGCAGTTTCTGGGCAATGCCCCATGCGAGTGACTTGTCATTGGCAAGGCCCATGATCAGGCCCCGCTTTCCGTGCATCAGTCCGGTCATGCGCTTTCGTTCTCGCTTCTCGTCGTCTTTGCAACCGCGCGGACGCGATCGTCGGCCTGCCCCAGCATGTCGCGCTCTTCCGGTGTTTCGGCCAGCGCGGCATTCAGTTCGGCTCCTACTACCATCCCTAAGCCGACCAGCCAGAAAAAGAAAAGAGCGATCATCATTCCGGCAAGGCTGCCGTAAGTCAGATCATACGACAAAAATGTGCGCAGCGCAGTCGGAAGTACCGTCGTGACGCCGATCCACCAGATTGTGACGAACAGAGCGCCGGGCCACTTCGGGTAGTGCCGCCCGCGGAACGCACCGGGGGTGAGCGATGCGAACAGCAGCCACAACGCGCCATAGAGCACGAAAGCAGGGGCGATCCGGCTGAGCGCCAGCATTCCCAGAAGATCGTTGAATTGCGGAAGGAACGCCTCGATCACCTCTTGCGCGGTCCCGATGATCACTTGCGCGATGATCGACAGCAGGATCAGGACGACCGATGCCAAAATGATTCCGGTGGATGCCAGCCGATAGCGCCAGAATGCATGTTCCCATTTGGTGCCATAGGCACGGCGCAGGATATCGCGCATCGTCTCGATCAGGCTTCCCACCGTCCACAAGCCAAAAATTCCGCCGACCCACAGCAGCCAGCCGCTGCGTGCATCGATCACGCTGCGTGCGACAGGCTCGATCACATTGGCCACGACCGGGGGTAGCGCGATCAGCACGGTGTTGATCGCAGCCGCGCGCTGGCTCGGCTCACCGATTGCCGAAAACAGGGCGGCGGCGGTTATGAAGAACGGGAACAGGGAAATGACGAACATGTAGGCAAGATTGCCCGCATGGATCGAACCATCATTCCACACACCCAGAAAGACGCGCTTGATCACTTCCCACGCGCGACTGCCGGGGCCAAGCCGCTCGCGCGCCTCGGCCATGCCGGCACGCCAGCGTAGCGCCTCACGGCGCCGCGCCTCTGGCGACAGGTCGGGTACTTCGACGAGCGGACGAGCACCCGGCGGCAGGTTGCCGGGCTGCATCTGTCAGACGCCGAATTTGTCGCGAAGGTTTCTCATGTCCTGCCAACCATCGAGACGGGCTTTAAGGTCCTGATCTTCTGCAGGAAGATCGATTTGCAGGGTTACCAGCTGATCGCCCCGCGTACCATCCTTGCGGGTGAAGCCACGGCCCTTCAGCCGCAGCGTCCGCCCGCTGGACGTACCGGGTGCCACGGTCAGCATCACCGGGCCATCCACGGTCGGCACTTTAACCTTTGCGCCATGCACCGCTTCGCCAAGATTGATCGGCAGATCCATGCGGATATTGTCGCCGTCGCGCTCATAGAACGGGTGCTTGCCGATCTCGATCGTGATGATGGCATCGCCGTTGCCGCCGGGGCCGGGTTCGCCCTTGCCGCCCAGCCGCATCTGCTGGCCGCTTTCGACGCCCGCGGGAATCTTGAGATCGATGGTCTTGCCATCGGACAGCGTGATGCGCTGATTGGCGCGCGTGGCTGCGTCGGTAAACGACACTTGCAGGCGATAACTGACATTGGCGCCTTTTGGCGGCGGCCCGCGACGTGCGCCACCACCGCCGAAACCGCTGCCGCCCATTCCACCACGACCGCCGAACAGACCTTCGAAGATGTCGCCGATGTCGACACCTTCGGCCGCGCCGCCAAAGCCGCCTTCAAAGCCGCCGTCGTGCCGAAAACCGCCCTGGTTGCCGCCGAAGCCACCACCAAACGGACCTGTCGGATTGCCGTCGGCATCGATCTCGCCCCGGTCGAACCGGGCGCGCTTGTCCTTGTCGGACAGCAGGTCATAGGCGCGGGTCACTTCCGAAAAGCGCTCGGTCGCCTTCGGGTTGTCCTTGTTCTTGTCCGGGTGCAGTTCCTTGGCCAGCTTGCGATAGGCAGACTTGATGTCCTTTTCGCTCGCGCTGCGGGGAACTCCGAGAAGTGAATACGGGTCAGCCATGCGCCCTAGCTAGGATCAAGCACGTCTGCCCGCAAGGTTGGCTTTCCTCCTTGGGCGTGTCGGAGTAGGCAGCGATCCATGCAATTGATCCCGGTCATGGCAATGCCCGCCAATTTGGCGATGCATCCCCGCGCGGGCGGGAACCTCAGGCCGGATTGTGAAACCTTGGAAAAAGCCCCGGCAACGCCTTTCTGGACACTGTAATCCGTGTAACCTTGTCAGGAAATTCTCGTGAATTCTGAACAGAATGCCGATGCCATCCCCCATGCCGATCCCTTTGCGATCTTCGAATCGTGGTACGAACAGGCCCGGCAAAGTGAACCCAATGATCCCAACGCGATGGCACTCGCCACGGCAACGCCCGACGGGCTGCCCTCTGTCAGGATGGTGCTGCTGAAAGGGCATGGCCCTGACGGCTTCGTTTTCTACACCAACTTTCACAGCCGCAAGGGCGGCGAACTGGCCGCCAACCCGCATGTCGCGCTGCTGTTCCACTGGAAATCGCTGCGCCGACAGATTCGCATCGAAGGCGCGATTGCGGAGGTCACCCCGGCAGAAGCCGACGCCTATTTCGCCAGCCGTCACCCCGAATCGCGGCTGGGTTCGGCCGCATCCGACCAGTCGCGCCCCCTGGCTGACCGGCAGATTTATCTCGACAGGGTGGAAGCGCTGCGGGCGGCCTATCCCGACGGCAACGTCGCGCGTCCGGCGCACTGGTCAGGCTATCGCGTGACGCCAGCCGCCATCGAATTCTGGCAGGACCGCGATCACCGCCTGCACGAACGCCGCCGCTTCATGGCAGACGGTGCGGGCGGCTGGACCAGCACCCTGCTTTACCCCTAAAGCGCAAGACCATGGACCAGACTCACGCCAGCCTGAACCGCAAGGCCGCGCTTGCCAGCATTGTCGTGGCGACGATGCTGGTGGGCATGAAGCTGTGGGCCGTCCTCTCGACCGGCTCGACCGCGATGCTCGGATCGCTGGCAGATACCACGCTTGATCTGATCGCCAGCCTCGCCACGCTGCTGGGCGTGTGGGTTGCCGCGCAGCCCGCCGATCACAACCACCGTTTCGGCCACGGCAAGGCCGAAGCACTGGCAGCGATGTTCCAGGTTGTGCTTATTTCGATCTCGGCGGTGGGTCTTGCATTCCGCGCGGTCGAACAGTTGCTGGGCGGCGGGCAGGTGGCCGAACCCGAATCGGGGGTGATCGTTTCGATCATCGCGCTGGCCGCCACCTTCGCGCTGCTGGCCTATCAGCGTCATGTGATTCGCCAGACGAACAGCCTGGCGATCAGCACCGACAATGTTCACTACAAGTCCGACCTGTTCCTCAATGTCGCGGTGATCGCGGCGCTGCTGCTCGACACGTATGCCGGCATTCGCGGGGCGGATGCGGTGTTCGCGTTCGGCATTGCGCTGTGGCTGGGCTGGGGTGCATGGGGTGCCTCGCAGGAAGCCATCGAACAGCTGATGGATCACGAATGGCCGATTGAGAAGCGCGAGCGGTTCCTGCAACTTGCGGCCCAGCACCCGGAGTTGAAAGGTCTGCACGATCTGCGCACCCGCACCAGCGGCAATCGTGATTTCGTGCAGTTTCACGTCTGGGTCGATGGACGGATGACGGTGACGCAGGCGCACCGCGTGATGGACGAGATCGAGGCCAAGCTGATGGCGGCGTTTCCCGGTGTCGAGATACTGATTCATCCCGACCCCGAAGGACTGGTGGATGAAGGCACGATGGGCGCGGAAAACCTGCTTGCGCCCGGAGCAGAGGGAGCCAGCCCGGCGATTGCAGCGCAGGGGGCGCCCAGACCGTGACCGATAGCAGAGTTCCCTATTTCCACGTCGATGCCTTCACCGCCACACCGCTCAAAGGCAATCAGGCGGCGGTGATGATGCTTGAAGCCTGGCCGGACGACGCGACGTTGCAGGCCATCGGCGCGGAAAACATGTTTGCCGAAACCGCGTTTCTGGTGGCGGACCCCACCGGCGCCACCGATTTCGAGCTGCGCTGGTTCACGCCCGCTGTCGAAGTGGCGATGTGCGGCCACGCCACGCTCGCGTCCGGCCATGTCGTGTTGACGCAGGACCCGATGCGCGGCTGCGTCACGTTCTCCACGCGCAAGGCCGGTGTCCTTGAAGTTGTGCGCGATGGCAGTCGTTATGTGCTGTCACTGCCTGTTGTGCCAACCGCGCCGGGATCGTTCGATGAAGCCGCCGCCATGCTCGGCGCGGCGGTTCCGGCCGAGGTCTGGCAAGGCGATGGCTATAACCTGTTCATCTATGCCACTGTGGATGAGGTTCTGGCGCTTGCCCCCGATTTCAAGGCATTGCTGGCTTATGGCGATGTGCAGTTCATCGCCACCGCCCCCGGCGCGGGCCATGCTTCAGGGGCCGATGTGGTCAGCCGCGTGTTCGTGCCCGGTGGCGGGATTGACGAGGATGCGGCGACTGGCTCCGCTCATGCTGCGCTGACACCATATTGGGCGCAGCGATTGGCATGCAACGCTTTCGCGGCGCATCAGGCCTCGGCGCGGGGCGCGGACTTTGCGTGTCGGCTCGAAGGAAATCGCGTGCTGCTTGGCGGGGCCTGCGTGACCGTGGTCGAGGGCCTGTTCCAGATGCCTTAGCGGTAAAGTGCGACGATATCGGCGAGGCGGTCGACCACCGGCCACGACTTGTCGTCCGGCGTCTTGCCAAGGCGGACCACGACAAGGCCCCGGCTTGGGCTGACCAGCACGTATTGGCCAAGGTGGCCGATGCAGGCATAGAGGTCTTTGGGACCACGATCGGGGAAAAGCGCCGCTTCGCCATCGGTCGGTTTGCGGTTGAGCCAGACTTGCGCGCCATACTGAGCCTCACGCGGGGAAGGCGTGACCATGAAATCGATCCACTGGCGCGGAATGATCTGCGCGCCGCCGACCGAACCCTTGGTGCGCAGGAAATCGCCGAAGCGCGCCCAGTCGCGTGCGGTGCC
This genomic interval from Novosphingobium sp. CECT 9465 contains the following:
- a CDS encoding murein hydrolase activator EnvC, which produces MTSRFAFVGMVLLLAGVAGWQAAAQQGSALADAGEAGEALRHAGQSLAQTRARAEKLERSARSATAEADRTAREAAAVAARIQQSEAEIELAQARIAMIDRQREALRGRMAERQEPVVRLTAALQMMARRPLAFSLVRADSLRDTVYLRAVMETMLPEVQRRTAGLRAEIQRGRKLQEDARLAATQRRASEQALIQRKTELAALESRQRLASRVAQGVASREADRAMALAEQTRDLSALMGQLESDGAVRARLAALPGPILPPNRPGDVLVVSDAPAAAGSAAPSGIAWIMPVAGRLVSGFGERGDVGLTTGIALATNGGAQVVSPADGRIAFAGAYRGYGRIVIVEHDGGWTTLVTNLGRIGAIVGEKVVQGSPLGSAGPGRPVLTVELRRDGAPVNPLEQVRG
- a CDS encoding S41 family peptidase, which produces MSFAPLMRATALVTAVALIPVATAGLAAVDARSGPEFGKLIAVYERVKANYVETVDDDKLLKGAIDGMLATLDPHSSYLDARDFENLRTQTEGSYGGLGLSVTLDDGAVKVIAPTKGSPADQAGVKAGDFITHLDGKLIYGGSLDEAVDQMRGVPGSQIRLSVFRPGRDEPFDVTITRQIIELKPVEWELQGNVGVISVSSFSADVGASVQKAWSDIRAKTGGRVTGLVLDLRSNPGGLLDEAVALSDLFLDKGTIVSQRGRYARDNEVYPAEIVTRGDIAKGVPMIVLIDEGSASASEIVAGALQDQHRAVVMGQRSFGKGSVQTLIPLTRDTAIKLTTARYYTPSGKSVQEGGIDPDIVVPQISDPDLRKRQARSYRESDLRGHLINEIKLDDKDLEKDKIDDPRFKMTPEELKAKNIKDFQLYYAIQTLGRTAPRSALVAKLKR
- a CDS encoding disulfide bond formation protein B, which gives rise to MTPLQSRNAAYALALIVPAALMGGALISQYGFGLFPCQMCWWQRYPHIAAIVFALLAFTMKGRGASDMAVILAAICVGASGLIGGFHAGVEYGWWEGVTSCATVAGGGNPLDAIMNAPVIRCDVAPWTLFGISLAGFNFLISLGGAVLIFALLGKGRKGA
- a CDS encoding demethoxyubiquinone hydroxylase family protein, yielding MVKNASMLRVDQAGEFGATRIYAGQLAVMGDRAPHSAEIAAMAAQEADHRKRFDDLIARRGVRPTALQPVWSAAGFALGAATALIGPEAAMACTAAIETEIDKHYTEQLEELGEDDPELSAMIREFRDDERDHRDAALAAGAEKAPAYPVLFHAIRLGCRAAIAISKRI
- the fabI gene encoding enoyl-ACP reductase FabI, whose translation is MTGLMHGKRGLIMGLANDKSLAWGIAQKLHEQGAELAFSYQGEALAKRVRPLAESLGSDFLIECDVSDMDALDATFETLKTRWPTIDFIVHAIGYSDKSQLRGKFYDTTLDNFLMTMNISAYSLVAVTKRAAEMMPNGGSIVTLTYYGAEKVVPHYNVMGVAKAALEASVKYLANDCGPMGIRVNAISAGPIKTLAASGIGDFRYILKWNELNSPLRRNVTIEDVGGAGLYLLSDLASGVTGETHHVDAGYHTIGMKQEDAPDIALG
- a CDS encoding YihY/virulence factor BrkB family protein; the protein is MQPGNLPPGARPLVEVPDLSPEARRREALRWRAGMAEARERLGPGSRAWEVIKRVFLGVWNDGSIHAGNLAYMFVISLFPFFITAAALFSAIGEPSQRAAAINTVLIALPPVVANVIEPVARSVIDARSGWLLWVGGIFGLWTVGSLIETMRDILRRAYGTKWEHAFWRYRLASTGIILASVVLILLSIIAQVIIGTAQEVIEAFLPQFNDLLGMLALSRIAPAFVLYGALWLLFASLTPGAFRGRHYPKWPGALFVTIWWIGVTTVLPTALRTFLSYDLTYGSLAGMMIALFFFWLVGLGMVVGAELNAALAETPEERDMLGQADDRVRAVAKTTRSENESA
- a CDS encoding DnaJ C-terminal domain-containing protein, yielding MADPYSLLGVPRSASEKDIKSAYRKLAKELHPDKNKDNPKATERFSEVTRAYDLLSDKDKRARFDRGEIDADGNPTGPFGGGFGGNQGGFRHDGGFEGGFGGAAEGVDIGDIFEGLFGGRGGMGGSGFGGGGARRGPPPKGANVSYRLQVSFTDAATRANQRITLSDGKTIDLKIPAGVESGQQMRLGGKGEPGPGGNGDAIITIEIGKHPFYERDGDNIRMDLPINLGEAVHGAKVKVPTVDGPVMLTVAPGTSSGRTLRLKGRGFTRKDGTRGDQLVTLQIDLPAEDQDLKARLDGWQDMRNLRDKFGV
- the pdxH gene encoding pyridoxamine 5'-phosphate oxidase, with protein sequence MNSEQNADAIPHADPFAIFESWYEQARQSEPNDPNAMALATATPDGLPSVRMVLLKGHGPDGFVFYTNFHSRKGGELAANPHVALLFHWKSLRRQIRIEGAIAEVTPAEADAYFASRHPESRLGSAASDQSRPLADRQIYLDRVEALRAAYPDGNVARPAHWSGYRVTPAAIEFWQDRDHRLHERRRFMADGAGGWTSTLLYP
- a CDS encoding cation diffusion facilitator family transporter; translation: MDQTHASLNRKAALASIVVATMLVGMKLWAVLSTGSTAMLGSLADTTLDLIASLATLLGVWVAAQPADHNHRFGHGKAEALAAMFQVVLISISAVGLAFRAVEQLLGGGQVAEPESGVIVSIIALAATFALLAYQRHVIRQTNSLAISTDNVHYKSDLFLNVAVIAALLLDTYAGIRGADAVFAFGIALWLGWGAWGASQEAIEQLMDHEWPIEKRERFLQLAAQHPELKGLHDLRTRTSGNRDFVQFHVWVDGRMTVTQAHRVMDEIEAKLMAAFPGVEILIHPDPEGLVDEGTMGAENLLAPGAEGASPAIAAQGAPRP
- a CDS encoding PhzF family phenazine biosynthesis protein, translated to MTDSRVPYFHVDAFTATPLKGNQAAVMMLEAWPDDATLQAIGAENMFAETAFLVADPTGATDFELRWFTPAVEVAMCGHATLASGHVVLTQDPMRGCVTFSTRKAGVLEVVRDGSRYVLSLPVVPTAPGSFDEAAAMLGAAVPAEVWQGDGYNLFIYATVDEVLALAPDFKALLAYGDVQFIATAPGAGHASGADVVSRVFVPGGGIDEDAATGSAHAALTPYWAQRLACNAFAAHQASARGADFACRLEGNRVLLGGACVTVVEGLFQMP